A stretch of Myroides oncorhynchi DNA encodes these proteins:
- a CDS encoding tryptophan 2,3-dioxygenase family protein, which yields MINQKFSDVVERFNELGIKAETQIEGMLYAKPITYWDYIQTDALLSLQTQRTVLPDEMVFIMYHQVNELLFKMILWELDQVSSCTDNLLTVEFFKDRLNRISRYFDMLTSSFTIMKEGMDVEQYLKFRNTLAPASGFQSSQYRLIEFGCTDWINLIDKRFVGDLPQNISEKEALEYMYWQAAGKDYVTGEKSYLLREFEDKYCEIFVKAMKDYEKTNLWQKFVKLPLESRSDIELINTMRHFDKTVNVTWVMGHYEAALKYLESNKGETKEATGGSDWKKYMLPQYQKRIFFPDLWSEEEKANWGK from the coding sequence ATGATAAATCAAAAGTTCTCTGATGTGGTAGAACGCTTTAATGAATTAGGAATTAAGGCTGAAACACAAATAGAAGGTATGCTGTATGCAAAGCCTATTACATATTGGGATTATATTCAGACTGATGCCTTACTTAGTCTTCAAACACAAAGAACAGTATTGCCTGATGAAATGGTATTTATCATGTATCATCAAGTAAACGAATTGCTTTTTAAAATGATATTGTGGGAATTAGATCAAGTTAGTTCTTGTACTGATAATCTGCTTACAGTTGAGTTCTTTAAAGATCGCTTGAATAGGATAAGTCGTTATTTTGACATGTTAACATCTTCTTTTACTATTATGAAAGAGGGTATGGATGTAGAGCAGTATCTTAAGTTTAGAAATACCTTAGCTCCTGCAAGTGGATTTCAAAGTAGTCAATATAGACTGATTGAATTTGGTTGCACAGATTGGATTAATTTGATTGACAAGCGTTTTGTTGGCGATTTACCACAAAATATTTCTGAAAAGGAAGCGTTAGAATATATGTATTGGCAGGCAGCTGGTAAGGATTACGTGACAGGAGAGAAATCATATTTACTTAGAGAGTTTGAAGATAAGTATTGTGAAATATTTGTTAAAGCCATGAAAGATTATGAAAAAACAAATTTATGGCAGAAATTTGTAAAGTTACCCTTAGAGTCTAGATCAGATATTGAATTGATTAATACGATGAGGCATTTTGATAAAACGGTGAATGTTACATGGGTAATGGGGCATTATGAAGCGGCACTGAAGTATTTAGAAAGTAATAAGGGGGAAACTAAAGAAGCTACAGGGGGAAGTGATTGGAAGAAGTATATGTTGCCACAGTATCAGAAGCGCATTTTCTTCCCTGATTTATGGAGTGAGGAAGAGAAAGCTAATTGGGGAAAATAA
- a CDS encoding M23 family metallopeptidase translates to MKHFIYSILIASALFSCKKTEEVTIEEQPKVEHAEEIVGELYGFQLKDYVLVEDTIRSGDNLGKIFGENNIGSTEVLNIVTQVKDTFNVRNIRVGQPYALVKHRKDQEKLAAFIYHPNVTGYQVIDLRDSVRAYTITYPVTIKRRTVASEIEGSLSASLAKEGVDQSLATKMSQIFAWSIDFFKLKPEDRFAFTIEEKYINDTVYLGISKIEAAYFRYRGKDLYSFPYKRDGSKSVEYFDEEGRPMKAMFLKAPLKFFRITSKYSKNRFHPVQKRWKSHNGTDYAAPSGTPIMTTASGVVERAGYTAGNGNFVKVKHSGSYSTQYLHMSKILVKVGQRVDQGQTIGLVGSTGLATGPHVCYRFWKNGVQVDPLSQNLPNSVPMEKRDLPGFKAYINPLKAELDKVLNEKFLGE, encoded by the coding sequence TTGAAGCATTTTATATATAGTATATTAATCGCTTCTGCACTTTTTTCATGTAAAAAGACAGAAGAGGTTACAATTGAAGAGCAACCAAAAGTTGAACATGCCGAAGAAATAGTTGGAGAACTATATGGTTTTCAACTAAAGGATTATGTTTTGGTAGAAGACACCATTCGCAGTGGAGATAATTTAGGTAAGATTTTTGGAGAGAATAATATTGGTTCTACAGAAGTACTTAATATTGTAACACAAGTAAAAGATACTTTTAATGTTAGAAATATTAGAGTAGGACAACCTTATGCTCTAGTTAAACATAGGAAAGATCAAGAGAAGTTAGCTGCATTTATATACCATCCAAATGTAACAGGATATCAAGTAATTGATTTACGTGATTCTGTTCGAGCTTATACAATTACTTATCCCGTAACTATTAAAAGAAGAACTGTTGCTTCAGAAATAGAAGGTTCGTTATCTGCTAGTCTTGCAAAAGAGGGAGTGGATCAATCTTTAGCAACAAAAATGTCTCAGATTTTTGCTTGGTCTATTGACTTCTTTAAGTTAAAACCTGAAGATAGATTTGCTTTCACAATTGAAGAGAAATATATAAATGATACAGTTTATCTTGGTATTTCAAAAATAGAAGCAGCTTATTTTAGATATAGAGGAAAGGATTTATATTCATTTCCATATAAAAGAGATGGGAGTAAATCAGTAGAATACTTTGATGAAGAAGGAAGACCTATGAAGGCAATGTTTTTGAAAGCACCTTTAAAATTCTTTAGAATTACTTCTAAATATTCTAAAAATAGATTTCATCCTGTTCAGAAAAGATGGAAATCTCACAATGGAACAGATTATGCTGCTCCATCTGGGACACCAATTATGACAACAGCATCTGGAGTTGTAGAAAGAGCTGGATATACCGCAGGAAATGGTAACTTTGTTAAAGTAAAACACAGTGGTTCATATTCTACGCAATATTTGCATATGTCCAAAATACTTGTAAAAGTGGGACAAAGAGTTGATCAAGGACAGACGATAGGTTTAGTTGGAAGTACTGGGTTAGCAACAGGGCCGCATGTTTGTTATAGATTTTGGAAAAATGGAGTGCAGGTTGACCCATTAAGCCAGAATCTTCCAAATTCAGTGCCAATGGAGAAGAGAGATTTACCAGGTTTTAAAGCCTATATTAATCCACTAAAAGCTGAGTTAGATAAAGTGTTAAACGAAAAATTTCTAGGAGAATAA
- the pgi gene encoding glucose-6-phosphate isomerase codes for MLDSINPSGTLAWKKLRAHFAQMEFVQMQDLFAEDSDRAEKMHIQWNDFLLDYSKNKVTDETMNLLFELANELKLKEAIQAMFKGEVINATEKRAVLHTALRDLSSTSSLEVEGEFVMSDIVNTRERIKDFTSNVLKGQYVSFSGKRFTDVINIGIGGSDLGPKMVVHALANYRNDLGMHYISNVDDDYLQSVLKKLNPETTLVLIVSKTFTTQETIENAKKVKYWLEDSLGAVDLSNHYVGVSAAIEEAMSFGLKRENIYPMWDFVGGRFSLWSAVGISIALAVGYDNFEMLLEGAYSMDRHFIEADFSNNIPVVLALLSVWYNNFYCYETEAVVPYSQLLGKLPAHLQQMIMESNGKNKDRNGDPVNYQTGTLIWGEVGVSAQHAFFQLFHQGTKVIPIDFIGFVNPHFKESTNHDILMSNFFGQSEALLKGKVGEQYDSDGGPFLSNFREFCGNKPSNTLLIQKLTPKSLGELIALYEHKTFVQGVIWNIFSFDQFGVEYGKILAKNIQNEIKTKNICEHDSSTEFLLRYFVKNRIVE; via the coding sequence ATGTTAGATAGTATAAATCCTTCTGGTACTTTGGCTTGGAAAAAGCTTAGAGCACATTTTGCACAAATGGAGTTTGTGCAAATGCAAGATCTTTTTGCTGAAGATTCGGATAGAGCAGAAAAAATGCATATTCAATGGAATGATTTTTTATTAGATTATTCTAAGAATAAAGTGACAGATGAAACGATGAATCTGTTGTTCGAACTTGCTAATGAATTAAAGCTTAAGGAGGCTATTCAGGCAATGTTTAAAGGTGAAGTCATCAACGCTACGGAAAAGAGAGCAGTATTGCATACAGCATTAAGAGACCTTTCTTCTACATCTAGTTTAGAAGTAGAAGGTGAATTCGTAATGTCTGATATAGTAAATACTCGAGAACGTATTAAGGATTTTACATCCAATGTTTTAAAAGGACAGTATGTGTCTTTTTCGGGTAAGAGATTTACAGATGTTATAAATATAGGCATCGGAGGTTCGGACTTAGGACCTAAGATGGTTGTTCATGCTTTAGCAAATTATCGCAATGATTTAGGGATGCATTATATCTCAAATGTTGATGATGATTATTTACAATCTGTATTGAAAAAGTTAAACCCTGAAACTACTTTAGTTTTAATTGTATCTAAAACTTTTACTACTCAAGAAACTATCGAAAATGCTAAGAAGGTTAAGTATTGGTTAGAGGATAGTTTAGGTGCTGTTGATTTGAGTAATCATTATGTTGGGGTATCTGCTGCAATAGAAGAAGCTATGAGTTTTGGCTTAAAGCGTGAAAATATTTATCCAATGTGGGATTTTGTAGGAGGACGTTTTTCTTTATGGAGCGCTGTAGGTATTTCTATTGCTTTGGCAGTTGGTTATGATAATTTTGAAATGCTTTTAGAAGGTGCATATTCAATGGATCGTCATTTTATTGAGGCAGATTTTAGTAATAATATACCTGTAGTATTAGCTTTGTTGAGTGTCTGGTATAATAACTTTTATTGCTATGAGACTGAAGCTGTTGTTCCGTATAGTCAATTACTTGGTAAGCTTCCTGCTCATCTACAACAGATGATTATGGAAAGTAACGGTAAGAATAAAGATAGAAATGGCGATCCTGTTAATTATCAGACAGGTACATTAATATGGGGAGAAGTAGGTGTTTCAGCACAACATGCTTTTTTTCAGTTATTTCATCAGGGTACCAAAGTGATACCAATAGACTTTATTGGTTTTGTTAATCCTCATTTTAAAGAAAGTACTAATCACGATATTTTAATGTCTAACTTTTTTGGGCAAAGTGAGGCTTTATTAAAGGGAAAGGTAGGAGAACAATATGATAGTGATGGAGGTCCTTTTTTAAGTAATTTTAGAGAGTTTTGTGGAAATAAACCTTCTAATACGTTATTAATTCAGAAGTTGACACCTAAATCTCTAGGGGAATTGATCGCATTATATGAACATAAAACATTTGTACAAGGTGTAATTTGGAATATTTTTAGCTTCGATCAGTTCGGTGTAGAGTACGGAAAGATTTTGGCAAAGAATATACAAAACGAAATTAAAACAAAAAATATTTGCGAACATGATAGTTCTACTGAGTTTTTGTTGCGTTATTTTGTGAAAAACAGAATAGTAGAATAA
- a CDS encoding TonB-dependent receptor gives MKNLKNWMLMMVMIFTSVSAFSQNKITGIVVDGEFQSGLPGATVILKGTQNGTSSDTDGKFELSVSGDKGEVVISFIGYQTKTVAFTVGADKKADLGTVVLAADESMLDDIVIMGVADVAKDRKTPVAVSTIKAAEIQEKLGSQEFPEILNTTPSVYASKAGGGFGDSTINIRGFDQRNIAVLINGMPVNDMEGGAVYWSNWAGLSDVTSAMQVQRGLGSSKIAISSVGGTINVLTRTADAREGGSVMASVGNDNYFKGLASYNTGVLENGFSASVLMSYNRGNGYVEGTDFEAVSYFLGLGYRSKDSRHNLQFTFTGASQDHRQRSTMTTIDDMYKYNNGEINRKWNVDYGQYQGEGYNWRSNFYNKPVMSLNWDFNINEMFKFSTVVYGSWGRGGGTGTLGKIGKFGDRDSNLRDAQGHVRYDDIERYNTGQNVAGWGALKPQGTGDYQGQYITDRSNGFAQRASINSHDWYGTVMNLNAKVNENWTFDIGLDARLYKGYHFQNLVNLYGANGYADTNDFNYGNAQTEASRRHVVSETYNAKSSLNPWVNWNDREKVGYNNDGDVKWLGGFGQVEYSKDNLTVFAQGSISNQWFQRVDYMKYDRRTEAGQDKYKSGYKSLVGGSIKGGLNYNINENHNVFGNAGYFSRQPFMNNGVYINNSNDMNPNLQNEKILGFELGYGLRLTGFKANVNVYRTSWKDRIIRTTANDVYKDKNNIVDAYANLYGVEQLHQGFEFDFIANPVSRLDITGSLSWGDWKYKGNVTADYQNLQDNNPILVDPNNPSSGFMTSKLYLDGVKVGDAPQFIINLGAAYEIVPGLKIDGNYRFNDKYYGLINPQDFSKEGNAGAVKLPSFNLFDAGLSYKMEVGKGKKNSVSMRVNVNNVFDTTYVTASRTNIHATETSTTWKGLDTRNEVYFGVGRTWNATLRYNF, from the coding sequence ATGAAAAACTTGAAGAACTGGATGCTAATGATGGTAATGATATTTACCTCAGTATCCGCATTTTCACAGAACAAAATCACTGGTATTGTTGTAGATGGAGAATTCCAATCGGGATTACCTGGTGCAACTGTGATATTGAAAGGAACTCAGAATGGTACATCATCTGATACAGATGGTAAGTTCGAATTGAGTGTTTCTGGGGATAAAGGAGAAGTAGTTATCTCTTTTATCGGATATCAAACTAAAACTGTAGCTTTCACAGTTGGCGCTGACAAGAAAGCTGATCTTGGTACTGTAGTACTTGCTGCAGACGAGAGCATGTTAGATGACATCGTTATTATGGGTGTGGCTGACGTAGCTAAAGATCGTAAAACTCCAGTAGCCGTTTCTACAATCAAGGCAGCTGAAATTCAAGAAAAACTTGGTTCTCAAGAATTTCCTGAAATTTTAAACACAACGCCATCTGTTTATGCTTCAAAAGCAGGAGGTGGATTTGGAGATTCAACTATTAATATCCGTGGTTTTGATCAAAGAAACATCGCTGTATTAATTAACGGTATGCCTGTTAATGATATGGAAGGTGGAGCTGTTTATTGGTCTAACTGGGCTGGTTTATCAGATGTTACGTCTGCTATGCAAGTTCAACGTGGATTAGGATCTTCTAAAATTGCTATTTCTTCTGTAGGAGGAACAATCAATGTATTAACACGTACAGCTGATGCAAGAGAAGGAGGTTCTGTTATGGCAAGTGTGGGTAATGACAATTACTTTAAAGGCTTAGCATCTTATAATACTGGAGTTTTGGAGAATGGTTTCTCTGCTTCTGTTTTAATGAGTTATAATAGAGGGAATGGTTATGTTGAAGGAACTGATTTCGAAGCAGTAAGCTATTTCTTAGGTTTAGGATACCGTTCTAAAGATAGCCGTCACAACTTACAGTTTACTTTTACTGGAGCTAGTCAAGATCACAGACAACGTTCTACAATGACTACTATTGATGATATGTATAAGTACAATAATGGTGAGATTAATAGAAAGTGGAATGTTGATTATGGTCAATATCAAGGAGAGGGATACAACTGGAGATCTAATTTCTACAACAAACCAGTAATGTCTTTAAACTGGGATTTCAATATAAACGAAATGTTTAAGTTCTCAACAGTAGTTTATGGTTCTTGGGGCCGTGGTGGAGGTACTGGAACACTTGGTAAGATTGGTAAATTTGGTGACCGTGATAGTAATCTTAGAGATGCTCAAGGACACGTAAGATATGATGATATTGAACGCTATAACACTGGACAAAATGTAGCAGGTTGGGGAGCTTTAAAACCTCAAGGTACAGGAGATTATCAAGGACAATATATTACTGATAGAAGTAATGGTTTTGCTCAAAGAGCAAGTATTAACTCTCATGATTGGTATGGTACAGTTATGAACTTAAATGCTAAAGTAAATGAGAATTGGACATTTGATATAGGTCTAGATGCTCGTTTGTATAAAGGTTACCATTTCCAAAACTTAGTTAATCTTTATGGAGCTAATGGTTATGCTGATACTAATGATTTTAACTATGGTAATGCTCAAACTGAAGCAAGTAGAAGACATGTCGTTTCTGAAACGTATAATGCTAAATCTTCATTAAATCCATGGGTTAATTGGAATGATAGAGAAAAGGTTGGTTATAATAATGATGGTGATGTAAAATGGTTAGGTGGTTTTGGACAAGTAGAGTACTCTAAAGATAACTTAACAGTTTTTGCACAAGGATCTATCTCTAATCAATGGTTTCAACGTGTAGATTATATGAAATATGATAGACGTACTGAAGCTGGACAGGATAAGTATAAATCTGGTTATAAAAGTTTAGTTGGTGGTAGTATTAAAGGGGGGCTTAACTATAACATTAATGAAAACCACAATGTTTTTGGTAATGCTGGATATTTCTCACGTCAACCATTCATGAATAATGGTGTTTATATCAATAATAGTAATGATATGAATCCTAATTTACAAAACGAAAAGATCTTAGGTTTTGAATTAGGTTATGGTCTTCGTTTAACTGGATTTAAAGCTAATGTGAATGTTTATAGAACATCGTGGAAAGATAGAATTATCAGAACTACTGCTAATGATGTTTATAAGGATAAGAATAACATAGTCGATGCTTATGCTAATTTATATGGAGTTGAACAGTTACACCAAGGTTTTGAATTTGATTTTATTGCTAATCCAGTTAGTCGCTTAGATATCACTGGGTCTTTATCTTGGGGAGATTGGAAATATAAAGGTAACGTTACTGCAGATTATCAAAACTTACAAGATAACAACCCTATCTTAGTGGATCCTAATAATCCAAGTAGTGGATTTATGACAAGTAAATTATATTTAGATGGTGTTAAAGTAGGAGATGCTCCTCAATTTATAATTAATTTAGGGGCTGCTTATGAAATTGTACCAGGATTAAAAATAGATGGTAACTACCGTTTTAATGATAAGTATTATGGTTTAATAAACCCTCAAGACTTTTCTAAAGAAGGAAATGCAGGAGCTGTAAAATTACCATCATTTAACTTGTTTGATGCTGGATTATCTTACAAAATGGAAGTTGGAAAAGGTAAGAAAAATTCTGTATCTATGCGTGTGAATGTTAATAACGTATTTGATACTACTTATGTTACTGCATCAAGAACTAATATTCATGCTACAGAAACTAGTACAACTTGGAAAGGTTTAGACACTAGAAATGAAGTATATTTTGGTGTTGGAAGAACTTGGAATGCTACTTTACGTTATAACTTCTAA
- a CDS encoding aldo/keto reductase encodes MRINKFGKSDLYVPQLSFGGNVFGWTLDEKDSFKMLDELYDNGLTFIDTANNYSYWAPGNVGGESEAIIGKWFKEHKKRHDIVLSTKVGGSMNEVSRGLSKEQIVQGVDASLRRLNTDYIDVYFSHHDDLETNQEETMESFNDLVKAGKVRYLGASNLEADRISSSNALAKEKGWAEYIAIQPLYNLYDRVKYEQEYLPLVEKENLAVMSYFALASGFLSGKYRSLEDIEGSSRKDMVKGYINERGITILNQCDAIAKQHNATIAEVAITWQLHKPTISTPIVSATSSTQLKSLVRSMEIKLSVEEVALLDKASVY; translated from the coding sequence ATGCGCATTAATAAATTTGGTAAATCAGACTTGTACGTTCCACAACTGTCTTTTGGCGGTAATGTATTTGGATGGACATTAGATGAGAAAGATTCTTTTAAGATGTTAGACGAACTTTATGACAATGGTCTGACATTTATAGATACTGCCAACAACTATTCTTATTGGGCTCCTGGTAATGTTGGAGGTGAATCAGAGGCAATTATAGGTAAGTGGTTTAAAGAGCATAAGAAACGTCATGATATTGTGCTATCTACTAAAGTAGGAGGGAGTATGAATGAAGTTAGTCGTGGCTTATCTAAAGAACAGATTGTTCAAGGTGTAGACGCTTCTTTGAGACGATTGAATACAGATTATATTGATGTTTATTTTTCTCATCATGATGACCTAGAGACTAATCAAGAAGAAACTATGGAGTCTTTTAATGATTTAGTAAAGGCTGGTAAAGTACGTTATTTAGGAGCATCTAACTTAGAAGCAGATCGCATTAGCAGTAGTAATGCTCTTGCGAAAGAAAAGGGATGGGCTGAGTATATCGCTATACAACCTCTTTATAACCTATATGATCGTGTTAAGTATGAACAGGAGTACTTGCCCCTAGTTGAGAAAGAAAACCTTGCTGTAATGAGTTATTTTGCATTAGCTAGTGGTTTCTTAAGTGGTAAGTATAGAAGTTTAGAAGATATAGAGGGAAGTTCTCGTAAAGATATGGTGAAGGGATATATAAACGAACGTGGTATCACTATTCTTAATCAATGTGATGCAATAGCAAAACAGCATAATGCAACAATAGCAGAAGTAGCGATAACTTGGCAATTACACAAACCAACTATTAGCACACCTATTGTGAGTGCTACATCTAGCACTCAATTAAAAAGCTTAGTCCGTTCTATGGAGATTAAGTTGTCTGTAGAAGAAGTGGCTCTACTTGATAAGGCAAGTGTATACTAG
- the metG gene encoding methionine--tRNA ligase, which translates to MIQEPKRYTITAALPYTNGPIHIGHLAGVYVPADIYARFLRLQGKDVAFICGSDEHGVAISMKAKKEGISPQQVIDKYNGIIKQSFMDFGISLDNYSRTSSSIHHQTASEFFKKLYAEGKFIEEVTEQLYDAKADQFLADRFVTGTCPKCGNEEAYGDQCEKCGTSLNATDLINPKSTITGTKPILKSTKHWFLPLDQYDTFLREWILEGHKNDWKPNVYGQVKSWLDDGLKPRAVTRDLDWGIPVPVEGAEGKVLYVWFDAPIGYISSTKEWAAREGKDWEPYWKSDDTKLVHFIGKDNIVFHCVIFPAMLKAEGSYILPDNVPANEFLNLEGNKLSTSKNWAVWLHEYLEDFPGKQDVLRYALTSNAPETKDNDFTWKDFQARNNNELVAIFGNFINRVVVLTNKYYEGVIPQPNEFSEVDIATLTELRAYPIVIENSVDRYRFREALAEMMNVARLGNKYLADEEPWKLIKENPERVKTQMYVALQIAAALSTLAEPFLPFTADKLKSILKIETTITWGTISQDKVLLPAGHTIGQAELLFAKIEDEEVQKQLDKLEASKKENAAAARVVEPQKETSTYDDFAKLDLRVGTIVEAEKMPKANKLLVLKVDTGMDVRTIVSGIAEHFKPEDIIGKRVTVLANLAPRALRGVESEGMILMTEDQNGKLVFVNPDEENVKNGATIN; encoded by the coding sequence ATGATACAAGAACCTAAAAGATATACTATTACAGCAGCCTTACCGTACACGAATGGACCTATCCATATCGGGCACTTAGCTGGTGTATATGTACCTGCTGATATTTATGCAAGATTCTTGCGTTTGCAAGGAAAAGACGTAGCTTTTATATGTGGAAGTGATGAGCATGGAGTAGCTATTTCTATGAAAGCTAAAAAAGAGGGAATTAGTCCTCAACAAGTAATTGATAAATACAATGGTATTATCAAGCAGTCTTTTATGGATTTCGGTATTTCATTAGATAATTACTCACGTACTTCATCATCTATTCACCACCAGACAGCATCTGAGTTCTTTAAGAAGTTATATGCTGAAGGGAAGTTTATCGAAGAAGTAACAGAACAATTATATGATGCGAAAGCAGATCAGTTCTTAGCTGACCGTTTCGTGACTGGTACTTGTCCTAAATGTGGTAACGAAGAAGCGTATGGTGACCAATGTGAGAAATGTGGTACATCATTAAACGCTACGGATTTAATCAATCCTAAGTCAACTATCACAGGGACTAAACCTATATTAAAGTCTACTAAACACTGGTTCTTACCATTAGATCAATATGATACTTTCTTACGTGAGTGGATTTTAGAAGGTCATAAAAATGACTGGAAACCTAACGTATATGGTCAAGTAAAATCTTGGTTAGATGACGGACTTAAACCACGTGCTGTAACTCGTGACTTGGATTGGGGTATCCCAGTACCAGTAGAGGGTGCAGAAGGTAAAGTACTTTATGTTTGGTTTGACGCTCCTATCGGATACATCTCTTCTACTAAAGAATGGGCTGCAAGAGAAGGGAAAGATTGGGAACCATATTGGAAATCTGATGATACTAAATTAGTACACTTCATCGGTAAGGATAACATCGTGTTCCACTGTGTGATTTTCCCTGCGATGTTAAAAGCGGAAGGTAGTTATATCCTACCTGATAACGTACCTGCAAATGAGTTCTTAAACTTAGAAGGAAACAAACTTTCTACGTCTAAAAACTGGGCAGTATGGTTACATGAGTACTTAGAAGATTTCCCAGGTAAACAAGATGTATTGCGTTATGCCTTGACTTCTAATGCTCCAGAAACAAAAGACAATGATTTCACTTGGAAAGACTTCCAAGCTAGAAATAACAATGAGTTAGTAGCTATCTTCGGTAACTTTATCAACCGTGTGGTAGTATTAACTAACAAATACTATGAAGGAGTAATCCCTCAGCCAAATGAATTCTCAGAGGTTGATATCGCTACATTGACAGAATTAAGAGCATATCCAATTGTGATCGAAAATTCAGTAGATCGTTACAGATTTAGAGAGGCATTAGCAGAAATGATGAATGTAGCTCGTTTAGGGAACAAATACTTAGCAGACGAAGAGCCTTGGAAGCTAATCAAAGAGAATCCAGAAAGAGTAAAAACGCAGATGTATGTAGCGCTTCAAATCGCGGCTGCGTTAAGCACACTTGCTGAGCCATTCTTGCCTTTCACAGCTGATAAATTAAAGTCTATTCTTAAGATAGAGACTACTATTACTTGGGGTACTATCTCTCAAGATAAAGTATTACTACCTGCTGGACACACTATCGGACAAGCTGAATTATTATTCGCTAAGATAGAAGACGAGGAAGTACAAAAACAATTAGATAAATTAGAAGCTTCTAAAAAAGAGAACGCTGCTGCTGCAAGAGTAGTAGAGCCTCAAAAAGAGACTTCGACTTACGACGATTTTGCTAAACTTGACTTACGTGTTGGTACTATCGTAGAAGCTGAGAAAATGCCTAAGGCAAATAAGCTTTTAGTATTAAAAGTGGATACTGGTATGGATGTTCGTACAATCGTATCTGGTATCGCAGAACACTTTAAACCAGAAGATATCATCGGTAAAAGAGTAACTGTATTAGCTAACCTTGCTCCACGTGCCTTAAGAGGTGTTGAAAGTGAAGGAATGATCCTGATGACAGAAGACCAAAATGGTAAATTAGTATTCGTTAATCCTGACGAAGAAAATGTAAAAAACGGAGCTACGATTAACTAA